The nucleotide window AAATTTAATCTGATGCTTTCCTttcaaagagaaaaaaaatatatatatatatcatataatttcgaATTTATATaagaaaagtttaaaaattattaaattaaatatttattaagatttGTGCAAAGTGTATATAATGAATGCTCGAAtttaaatgtaaatatttaatttaatatttattaaatttattctcatataaATTTGAGTTCTCTATAATTATACATATAAAAAATATAGTCTAATGATTTGATAATTagagttattttattaataatatagtaaatttgaattttaaattttatttgaattatgatatataattatcataaaattaaaattttaaacatatTATTAGAGAGATCTAAAGAAATGCAAATTATGGCCAGGGGAATGAGAGAGGCAAAAATGCGAGCCACTAGCTAGCTGGCTGGGGAAACAGAACCCCACATACAACCCATGAAGCTGAAGTAAAGGGCCTGATGTTATTTCCCAACTACAAcctttaatttttcttctttttgccTCAAAAGTAGAATCCATTAACCCCACAAACCTATAACTTGTGGACTCCTTTAACTATTCTATGACTCAGAAAAGCAAGATGAAAATTTATGTATGGGTTGTTTGAATTAGGAGTGATATTAGGTAAAACTCTCACGACAAGAATGATTTAAGATTTGAATTCATAATCCTACATTAAGAAGGTTAAACAACGTCACAAGCAAAGCAGCGAGGGGGCGCAAAGAGCAGAGAATCGTAGATTGCTGGTTGTTGGGTATGTGTTCGATACAAATAAAATCACAGAGAATGAGGATCTTTGAAAGGAAATATTATACACCTCTAAGTTCCATATATACACTGCTGGACAAACATCTCGAAAGCGACGCAGAAAAGCCCTAAAAAAGAAGCTAATAAATCCAAGGCTACCCTTCACCAACCTTGAAAACCACTGCATTAAAACTCTGaaaatggccattttaccatGCAACGAGTAGAGGTGGGTGTGGTATACCAGCTTTTCTCTTTTTGATATTAATCCCTTCTTTTAATGAAAAAGGCTTTTCACCAATAAAAGAGATTGGTAACAAATAAATAtccacttttctttttcttttctttttatttttattgttattattttctttttttttattttgtaatatttctttgttttgaaataaaatttttatttaaaagaaaaaaaaaaagaaatcaagcATAATTTTATAAATGATTTATTATAAAAGCAGCCATTCACGATGCATcgacacaaaaaaaaaattaatgaaagtgaagggaaagaaaaagaaagataatAAAAATTAGAACATTTTAATCATTGCCGGAAAAAAGCTCTGTTGATCGATAAGGGAGTACAATTGGCACATCTTCACTTAATTCCCTCGATTAATTTGAAGTGATTTAGCCAACGGAAGCTAAGCTATTTGTCATACAAAAACAATGTCATGGCCATTAATTTGTTAATAATCCTGTGATCTTGCCTCTAATAATTTGACAAATAGCTAGCTACCTCTAGATAATTGAATCTCGATCAGATTTGAATGTTTACCAACTTTCCTTGGAGAATGCATTAATTCCTTTCCGGCCGCCGGAGAGCGTGCAACCTTATATCCAGAAATTGAAAAgggcaataaaaataatatcatcatCTACCCCACATGCCATTGTGCGGTGACTCAAAAGCAGAACTAGTTTTTTGCAGCTTCAAGTCCTTATAGAACTTCTTGATAAACTCTTCGGCAGCCTTGTCCACTTGGCTGTCTCCTTCGTCCTTCAATGGGAACGGTGAGTCAGTTATTCTGAGTTGCCTCACAATTGGGCTCTTTCCAAACCCGGGCAACACCATTGGTGAAGCCTCCACCACCTGTTCATGATTGTTTAACATATCAAACATCTTCTGCGCCGCAGCCATGGTGGTGACATCGTCATATTTGTATGACTTGGCGAAATGGAAGTGGTGGTGGTGCTTACGCTTGTGGGCATTGAAAGGGTGAAAAGCTGGGCTATTGCTGCAGCTGAATTCGTATTCTCGTGGGGAAATGAAGGAAAGAGAGTCATTAGAACGACAACTGAAAGAGGAATTATGGTGATGATACATGAGGTTGACTATGGCCTTCCCTGCTAACTTATTACCCCTTTTCAGCATCAAATGGAGATCCACCATTATTCTGCTCTTTGATATGCCTTTTCTTAGCATGAAGAATACTACACGTACTATATGCCATAGTTTTTTGGCTACTTCTGGTGTGCTTGACTCCATCTCCATGAcacttgagattttttttttttttggttcttgAGAgagattttccttttctttctttgttttcttctcttctcttctctttggagagagagagagagagagagagagagagagagagagagagaggattgtTAGAGAGAAAAGGATTTGGGTTTGGGTGTAAGGAAGGGGAGAGAGGTATTTAAAGGGCAGAAAATTACTGCTAATCAAATGGGATTGAAAATTAATGTGCATGATTATGGGGCAAGAAGCAAGCAAAATTTCTAGTCTCTATATAAGGGACTGGGGCCTGTTCAGGATCTGAATAGAATCAAGATCAGTTTGAATTAAACTTGAAATCGGTGCAAGTTAATGGTTTCAGATCTGAATTGGATTGGTTAGGGGCTCTCTTTCGAGGAATCGGACTAGAATTAATGATTTAAACAGCTAATTTGGcttgatttaaattaaattttttaattatgtgaTAGCTTTAGAGAATGCCATGTGAATGAAACCAGATTAAATTGAAACCAAAATAtcaaaaatcataattaaaattactATTGAATCAGACCCATTCAAATTTGGctataaattgaaataaattgaaaTCAATATAATTCGATTTTGATTCAACTCCTCTCCAAACACTAGATCACCAATCTGAACCCGAAATAGACCAGTCACCAGGCCTAATCTAAAGAAAAGATTAAATAACTGGAGAAGTGTGTACATCCTGCGCTGTGAGTGGGCAAGAATTTAGAGAAAAGATTCTCTTTATGTAAGATCCACAAGCCATGAAGATTCTAGTCCATGGATCAGCATCAGTGGAGAAATAATGAcgtaatttttatcaatttatgaaatgactttaaaaattaattttgatagtCTTGCTTGTTTCTACTTTATAGGTTGAAAATCCTTCTTGAGAGAGCTTATTTACTAGAAGGtccctttaattcaatcaaattgcCTAAGTAGTATTTGTTCTTATTTGACGTGAGGTGTATATTAACGAGATATGAGaactgaaaaatatatttttattttcttaaaatttaattaaaaaatttagaagacagatttaaattattttacattgtttttctttataataaaaaattttattttttaattattttttaaataaaaagcaattatttttataaataaaacaaTGGtgcaatttttttataattaaaatcgaataattatttaagaaattatttatgtataatgataaaaaataattatattattataaaataaataaataataaaaattaaaaattcttaagtaaataatttttaaatatgttttataataatttattttttcgtTATGAaagatatgaataattttttaaagttataaattgttttttatttaaaaataaatgatttttttatgtttttaataaaaaataaatttttaaaaaattattttccgcTTTCAGCGTTCCGTAACCGAATTCAATGTTCACATCCACGCAGCTGGAGAAGCGCGTGAGCATTGTTGTTGGATCGCCCATGCCAACCAACAAGGTAGACACTTGACAGGAATGAACAGCAACGCTGCTCTGGTGACGTGGCACTCAGACTGAAGTGAAAGATGAATCTGGAGCCGTACACTCTGTGATGCACATTTGTGGAATCGCATCTCGGCCAGTCGTtttaaaagaatgaaagtgggatTCCGCTTGCCGTGTGAAGTCAGCAATAAGAAGAAAATCGTACCGCCGCTATAACAGTCGAATTTTTGGAAATTTGACATTTAATTTGtatgtttaaaaaaatataaaatgaaggagtttttaatctaataattttagaattatttttaaaattatatcattttcacttaattattattatttttctcagTAAAATAAagtcatttaaattaaaaagaaaataataaatcatagggaaataatttttaatataaaaatacatGAGCATATAAtagtatattaatatattaatagagtaaatttaatttaatgaatttaCAATTGAGAATTATGGGATATTACTATTTTGGGGTGCGTGGTGATGTTGTAttatgttatattttatttttttaaaaagtaaataaaattttgattaaaagtCAGGGAGATTAGAAtcggcattttaaatttttacttaattttgattttaacttttttttaatttttgaaaatcagGAGAATTAAACTTGAATATGAGTCTAGCGAGTGAGTAATATGCCTTCAATTAGGAGGTGAGCACTATTTaatttaaactaaataaatatatcaaACTGATTTTAATTAGGTCATTTGATTTGGTTTATACGGTAATTCAGATCGGTTCAATTCAATATTAGTTATTATGAttcttaattattttagtttaattcaatttaaaaaaaaaattttggtaaAACCGAACTAAAttgaattatatgaaaatatgttCAAATCaagataaaaattataaaataatatgaaaattaaatctaaataaaattCAAGCCAATCGATTTTCAAATCAAACCGAATTAGATTGATTCGgtttaaattcaattttatttatattttaattcaatttattttaaattaaatactcAATTTTACTTTCAATTACTGAATCAAATCGGTATATgcagttttattttaatttcgagctgatttattttaatttgtctAGAAGCCTCGTCTATTTTTCGTtcgcttatttatttatttatttgttcaaCTTTATATTATATCTTTCTCTAAGGATCTTTTCTTTCTTTTAGCGGACCAGTGAGCCGAAAAAACCATACCGAATTTGCAGATGCTATGGAAATATTTGGAATCCT belongs to Hevea brasiliensis isolate MT/VB/25A 57/8 chromosome 4, ASM3005281v1, whole genome shotgun sequence and includes:
- the LOC110641766 gene encoding uncharacterized protein LOC110641766; the encoded protein is MEMESSTPEVAKKLWHIVRVVFFMLRKGISKSRIMVDLHLMLKRGNKLAGKAIVNLMYHHHNSSFSCRSNDSLSFISPREYEFSCSNSPAFHPFNAHKRKHHHHFHFAKSYKYDDVTTMAAAQKMFDMLNNHEQVVEASPMVLPGFGKSPIVRQLRITDSPFPLKDEGDSQVDKAAEEFIKKFYKDLKLQKTSSAFESPHNGMWGR